One region of Halomicrobium sp. LC1Hm genomic DNA includes:
- a CDS encoding NAD-binding protein, with the protein MVSLPERVTDIELSRRDRLVVYYLLGLTALVLTYAVVYNTLMARLEGVDQSIFASLEWVVQTMTTTGYGQDSSLWTHPIMLVFVVLTQLSGIGIGFFTLRLVIIPLFTGAEVNLDDRLTPKQDHVIICEYRRDSAVLLDELRELDIDYVLLSSDEQEAKDLSDEGYAAIHGSPQDAESFRRASIDSARAVITDAGDANVNTILTVRSIRDDVDVIALTDDSDAEDVLTQAGADSVLSPHGVLGHRLAEKAISSFSSELTDTIELGADMEVTEIPVDHGSRLIGKRLRDTNIRERTGANVIGAWIDGELQLPPDPGAVIRQNTVLLVSGDHEALEAFGNVTRPSRTIRRHDRIVVAGQGEVGQAARAVIDEAGIDAVTIDIEEGDEVDIVGDATSKTTLREAGIETAGAIVVGLPDDSASLLATVLTRSLDDDIEILVRVSDTDATRKALSAGADYVLSVPRVSARMVARELRGEEVLAPASQIRLVRVPATQFAGQTLATSGIYEQTGCRVIAIDDGSDEMVTTDPQREFTGEEHLTLVGPDEAIQQFLKRYDISPTDERGI; encoded by the coding sequence ATGGTTTCGCTCCCCGAACGGGTCACCGATATCGAACTCTCGCGTCGGGACCGACTCGTCGTCTACTACCTCCTCGGACTGACAGCGCTGGTTCTCACCTACGCAGTCGTCTACAACACCCTGATGGCGCGTCTGGAGGGCGTCGACCAGTCGATCTTCGCGTCGTTAGAGTGGGTCGTCCAGACGATGACGACCACCGGCTACGGCCAGGACTCGAGTCTGTGGACACATCCGATCATGCTCGTGTTCGTCGTGCTGACGCAGCTGTCGGGGATCGGGATCGGCTTTTTCACGCTCCGGCTCGTGATCATCCCGCTGTTTACCGGCGCAGAGGTGAACCTCGACGATCGGCTTACACCCAAACAGGACCACGTCATCATCTGCGAGTACCGGCGCGACTCTGCCGTGTTGCTCGACGAACTCCGGGAGTTAGACATCGACTACGTTCTGCTGTCCTCGGACGAGCAAGAAGCGAAAGACCTCTCCGACGAGGGGTACGCCGCGATCCACGGCTCCCCACAGGACGCCGAGAGCTTTCGGCGTGCGAGTATCGACAGCGCACGGGCGGTGATCACGGACGCCGGTGACGCGAACGTCAACACGATCCTGACTGTGCGGTCGATCAGAGACGACGTCGACGTGATCGCGCTGACAGACGACAGCGACGCCGAAGACGTGCTCACTCAGGCCGGAGCCGACAGCGTCCTCTCGCCACACGGCGTTCTCGGCCACCGCCTCGCGGAAAAAGCAATCTCGTCGTTCAGTTCGGAGCTGACAGACACGATCGAACTCGGCGCGGACATGGAGGTCACGGAGATTCCCGTCGATCACGGCAGCCGCCTCATCGGGAAACGGCTCCGGGACACGAACATCAGGGAACGAACGGGCGCGAACGTCATCGGGGCCTGGATCGACGGCGAGCTACAGCTCCCTCCGGACCCTGGCGCGGTCATCCGACAGAACACCGTGTTGCTCGTCTCCGGTGATCACGAGGCACTGGAGGCGTTCGGGAACGTGACCCGGCCGTCCCGGACGATCAGACGCCACGACCGGATCGTCGTCGCCGGCCAGGGTGAGGTCGGACAGGCCGCCCGGGCGGTCATCGACGAGGCGGGGATCGACGCGGTGACGATCGACATCGAGGAGGGCGACGAGGTGGACATCGTCGGCGATGCAACCTCGAAAACGACGCTCCGCGAGGCGGGGATCGAGACTGCGGGCGCGATCGTCGTCGGCCTGCCCGACGACTCGGCGTCGCTGCTGGCGACGGTACTGACCCGCTCGCTGGACGACGACATCGAGATTCTCGTGCGGGTCAGCGACACCGACGCGACGCGGAAGGCTCTCAGTGCCGGTGCCGACTACGTGTTGTCGGTGCCTCGGGTGAGCGCACGAATGGTCGCTCGGGAACTCCGGGGTGAGGAAGTGCTCGCACCGGCGAGCCAGATTCGGCTCGTCCGCGTCCCGGCAACACAGTTCGCGGGCCAGACACTCGCGACCTCGGGTATCTACGAACAGACCGGCTGTCGGGTGATCGCCATCGACGACGGGTCGGATGAGATGGTCACAACAGATCCCCAGCGAGAGTTCACCGGCGAGGAACACCTCACACTCGTCGGACCGGACGAGGCGATCCAGCAGTTCCTCAAGCGCTACGACATCTCACCGACAGACGAACGCGGGATCTAG